The nucleotide sequence AGGGGAATAGATGTTGGAGCAAAATCTGAAATTTATGATCTGATGAGGGAGTTTACAGATAATGGTGGGACGATTGTTATGGTTTCATCGGACTTACCTGAATTAATTACAATGTCAGATAGGATTATTGTGATGAGAAATGGTGAAATTGTAGAAGAAGTTAAAGAACGTTCTAAAATTACCGAGGAGAACTTAATGAAAGCAATGATTGGTGTGTGAGGTATAAAATGGATAACTTAAAATTAATTCTTTCAAAATTAGGCATTGGTATTGCATTAATCGTAATGATTATTGGAATGTCATTTGCTTCAGATGCGTTTTTATCAGCTAATAATATTATAAATATTCTCTTACAGGTATCTGTTATATGTATCATTGCTGTCGGTATGACTTATGTTATTTTGACTGGGGGGATAGATCTTTCGGTAGGTTCTATAGTTGCACTAAGTGCTGTATGCCTAGGCCTATTTACTCATGCTGGTATTAGATGGTTAGGTGAGGATGCTTCAGATTTTGCTGTCTTAGTTGTAGTTTTACTTTCTATATTAGGCTGTGTTTTAGTCGGTGCATTATGTGGATATGTAAATGGGATTATTATTGTATATGGTAAAGTTACTTCATTTATTGCAACACTTGGAATGATGGGGATTGCTAGAGGATTAGCATTAACTTTATCAGATGGAAAAACAATTTATAATTTTCCGGATGCTTTACGTTTTTTGGGTAATGGAAGAATACTAGTTTCAGATTCATTTTCTATACCTGTTCCCGTAATTATTGCTATTTTGGTTGTGTTAGTAAGTTTTTATGTGTTAACTCAGACGATTTTTGGTCGCCAAATTTATGCTTTAGGGGGAAATCGGGAGGCTGTTCGTTTATCTGGTGTAAATGTTGATAAATTAGAAGTTAAAACATACGTAATTAATGGTTCATTGGCTGCAGTAGGTGCAGTTATTTTAGTTGGTCGCCTGAATGCAGCGCAGCCTATTGCAGGTACAGGTTACGAATTGGATGCTATTGCAGCGACTGTTATTGGAGGTACTAGTTTAATTGGTGGCTTTGGTTCAGTTATAGGAACTTCAGTAGGAGCCTTAATTATGGGGGTATTGCAAAATGGTTTGACCTTATTAGATGTAACCTCTTATCTACAGCGCTTAATTATTGGTGTTGTTATTATTCTAGCTGTATTTTTAGATCAAGTTAGACGAGGTAAAGTATCTATAGGGCGATTAAAACGTATTTTCTTTAAAGAATAATTCAAAAAAATGTAATTATTGATGTAAGCTGTTGTTTAGAGTAAATATATCGCTGATTAAATTTAGAGTAAGGAGGAATTAAATGAACTACACCCTCGGTATTGACTGCGGCGGCACCTTTATTAAAGCCGCTCTTTTTGACCAACAAGGCAATATTCAAGCACTTCATCGTGAAAACGTATCGGTTATCAGTGAAACCGCAGGCTATGCGGAGCGTGATATGCAGCAGCTCTGGCAGGTGTGCGCGGCAGTGGTGCGTGCGACCATTGAGAAAAGTGGAGTGAGCCCGTCAGATATCAAGGGCGTAGGCATTTCCGCCCAAGGTAAGGGGGCGTTTTTATTAGATAAAAACAATCAGCCGTTGGGGAGGGCGATTTTATCTTCCGACCAGCGTTCATTGGAGATTGTTAAGCAGTGGCAGGCAGACGGCATTCCGCAAAAACTCTACCCGATTACCCGCCAAACGCTTTGGACTGGGCATCCGGTTTCCATTCTGAAATGGGTACAGCAAAATGAACCGCAGCGTTATGAACAAATCGGCTCGGTGCTGATGTCGCACGACTATCTGCGTTTTTGCTTAACCGGCGAGCTGCATTGCGAAGAGAGCAATATTTCCGAGAGCAATCTCTACAATATGGCGACTGGCGAATACGATCAGCAATTAGCCGATTTGCTTGGAATGCCTGATGTGTTGGAAAAATTACCGCCGGTAATTGAGCCGAATAAAGTGGCTGGTTTTGTCACGGAAGAGGCGGCGAAGCTGTCAGGCTTGGCGGTGGGCACACCAGTGGTTGGCGGTTTGTTTGATGTGGTTTCTACCGCTCGCTGTGTGAACCTAGACGATGAAAGCAAGCTCAACGTGGTGCTAGGAACTTGGTCGGTGGTGAGCGGTATTACTGATTATCTTGACCCAAACCAAGAGCTGCCGTTTGTTTACGGACGTTATGCGGAAGCGGGGAAATTTATTGTGCACGAAGCCAGCCCGACTTCGGCAGGCAACTTGGAATGGTTCGTAAAACAGTGGAGCAATTTGAGCTATCAAGAGATCAACGAAGGTATCGCTGCATTGCCGTCGGCTCAAAGTTCGGTGCTGTTTGTGCCGTTCCTTTACGGCTCAAACGCAGGCTTAGGAATGCAAGCGAGCTTCTACGGAATGCAGTCTTACCACACGCAAATGCACTTGCTGCAAGCGATTTACGAGGGTGTATTGTTTAGCTTGATGACGCACCTAAATCGTATGTTTATCCGCTTCCCGAAAACCAATGTGTTGCGTGTGACCGGCGGCCCGGTGAAGTCAAAAGTGTGGATGCAAATGTTGGCGGATTTAACCGGAATGCGATTAGAAGTGCCACAAGTGGAAGAAACCGGCTGTTTGGGAGCAGCAATGATGGCGATGCAAGGTGTGGGTTTAGAGATCAGCCAAGTACACGCTCTAAATGCTGAAATGCAGGTGTTTGAGCCGAATGCAGAAAATTATGCCGCTTATCAGGCAAAATATCAGCGTTATCAAAAGTTGACAGAAGCCCTCAAAGCAATGCTTTAAAAGCATTAAGTATTTTTACAAGCGGCCATATTTGGTAAAAAATTTGCAAATTATAACCGCTTGTTGTTTATTTAATTTCAAAATTAAATTAAATAAAGTTGAAAAATAAAGATTGACATTAGTGTATAGGGTCTGTATTTTAAATAGTGAAACATAAATGAATTATGTTTTAAATGTCATATTAACTAAGATAAGGAGAGTAATTATGGCTAAGAGTTTAGATGCAAAACGTGAAGAATTAACGAATGAAATTCGTGAAATCTTAAAAAATGCAGAAGAATTATTTAATGAAACATCAGATTCATCTACAGAAGAATATAAAAAATTAAAACATAAATTATCTGAACAGTTTGATGATGTTAAATATCGTTTCGCTACATTAAAAGATGATACTATTGATAGCGCTAAAAATGTTGCAAAACAAACAGATACCTTAGTACATGATAATCCATATAAAGCAATTACCGTAGCTGGTGTGGTTGGGTTGTTATTAGGTGTTTTAGTTGCTAGAAGATAATAATTTTTCTTTAATTAAAATATTTTAATTAAATAATTAAGCCACGCCTATTTGGTGTGGCTTATTGTTTAATACAAGGAATGTAATATGTTAGATAATATTAAATCTGGATTTAGGAATAGCCTTGTTACTTTATTAGAGATAATTCAAGTTCGTGGTGAAATGGCAAGGTTAGAAATTAATGAGCAAAAAAATCAATTAGTTTCTGTTTTGGTTTTGGCGCTATTAGTTTTTATATTTTTATTATTTTCATTTGTTAGTTTATTATTTGCTTTAGACAATTATTTGTTACCTGAATATAAAGTAGTGGCGTTTTTTACTATTTCAGGCATAAGTTTAGTATTGGTATTGCTCTTTGTTTGGGGAATTATAGCCTCATTGAAAAAGCAAACCAGTTTTATGCAAAGTACGTTAGATGAGCTAAAACTAGATATCGCCGCATTTAAAAGTGCCTTAACTTTTAAAGATAATTTTAAGGATAATAATGGGGAGTAATTAAAATGGAAGATTTAAAACTAACCGAGAAAGAATTGTTAATAATGAAAGGCAATGCTCTGAGAATGCGTTTTAAAGCGGAAACTAAGAAAACTAAAAATGATATTGTTCAGCCGTTTAAACAAGCAAGAAATACAGGTTTATCGCTTATTTCATCGCCAGTTGCGACTACAGCGGTATTAGAGTTTATGTTGAAAAAATTTCTGAAAACCAAAGGGGTTGGTTATTCGGCGTTAGGATTAGTTGCATTATTTTTATTAAAGCAGAAGCAAAATAGAAGATAATCATCCTCCAGCAATAAGCGGTCGAAATTATTGAAAAATTTACTAATTGATGTTTGCATTTCATATCATTGTTAAATCAATATTTAAACGAAAATGTTTTTGTAAGATTTTTATCATTTTTGACCGCTTATATATATTAAAAAGCCACCTTTTAAAGGTGGCTTTTAATTTATACCCAAAGATTAAGCAATTAATTGTGGTTGGTAATCAACCAATAAATAATGTTTAGCAACATCAAGGAATTGAGCTACTTGCTGTTGTTGCCACATTTCATCTTTACCCATTTCTTTCGCCATAATAGCAGCTACTTTGGCAGCACTGTCAATAGCTGCTCTCGCATCGGTAAAGAGTAAGCGAACACGGCGAGCTAACACATCTTCCACTGTTTGTGCCATCTCGTTACGAACTGCCCAAATTACTTCAGCTACGGTGTAATCCAATCTTGGGTGGATTTTTTCTGCATATTCAGGGTAAGCAGTCATTAATCCACGCAATTCTGGAATGTCTGAACCGTAAACATAGAGATGGTCTTGCAGATTTACTAGCTCTGCTGGAATGTTTCCGTGAATAGATAAATCTACTGTTCGGCAAGGTTTATTACCTAATTGTGGGTGAACTTTTAATGCCTCTTCAACCGTATCTTCTGCCATTTGGCGATAGGTTGTCCATTTGCCACCTGTGATAGTAACTAAGCCGCTGGTTGGGTCGGTTAAGACTTTATGGCTACGAGAAACCTCTTTCGTGCTTTGACCTTCTTTTTCAGGTGCAGCAAGTGGGCGTTGTCCTGCAAATACTGCTTTTACATTATCACGAGTTGGTTTTCTTGTCAGATACTGCCCCGCAGTAGTTAAAATAAAGTTTACCTCTTGTTCTAATGGAATTGGTTCATAAGATGGATGTTCGATTAGCGTATCTGTTGTGCCTACTACTAAAACTTCGTGCCAAGGCACAGCAAATAGAACACGTCCGTCTGAGGTTTTAGGGATCATCAAAGCATCATTACTTGGTAAGAATGATTTATCTAGCACTAAGTGAATCCCTTGACTTGGCACAACGAATTTTTTCGGGCTACCGTGATCCATGCTTAAAATATCATTCATAAATACGCCGGTTGCATTAATTACTGCTGTACCGAATACCGTATGTTCTTGCTGATTTAGCTCATCGTAGAACGTGACACCATCAATTTTCCCCTGTGGCGTTTTGTGTAATGACGTTACTTTAGCGTAGTTCAGCACTGTACCGCCTTGTTCTACTACTGTTTGTGCCATATTTACGGCTAAACGAGCATCATCAAATTGTCCATCTTGATAAACAGTACCGGCACGTAAGCCTAAATCGTTTAACGTTGGTAAGCGTCTTTTGGCTTCAGCTTTATCAATATTTTGGGTTTTACCTAAACTGAGATTGCCTGAGAGCATATCGTACATTCCTAAACCAACGCGGTACATTAAACAATCTTTAAGGGTGTAGTTTGGAATAATGAAACTTTGGTTTTTAAAGAGGTGAGCCGCATTTTTAGCTAAGCGACCACGTTCACGCAATGCTTCTCTCACTAATGCCACATCACCGTTTGCTAAATAGCGAACACCACCATGCACTAATTTAGTACTGCGGCTTGATGTCCCTTTAGCGAAGTCGTGGCTTTCTAGTAATAAGGTTTTATAACCACGAGAGGCAGTATCTATTGCAATCCCTAAACCACTAGCACCACCACCAATAATGATAAAATCCCATTTTTGTGTTTGTTGCACTTGAGCGAGTTGTTGATTTCTTTGCATTTTTTGCTCCTTTTGTTCGATGCTGATTGCTCGAATTTGAACTTAATTTAAACTTTATTAGCATAAACGAAAATAAAATGAGTTCAAATAGATTTGTTTAAAAATCAGATCTATATCACAAAATTATTGAATTTAAATCGTAGTTTACTGCTTTTTTAGTCGTGTAAAACAGCTTTTTTATAAGTAGTTAGATTAGATACACAAGAATAAAATGCGTATTTTCGAAAATTTAAAATGATTTAAAGTGAAAATTTTGTGAAATAAATCACACTTTTGCAAAAAATAACTTTGTCATTTGTTATTTTCAGATATTATTGACCGACCTAAGAATAGGTATTACTTAATAATTATATTGGAGAATAAAAATGTTTGGTCCATTTAAACCCGCTCCGCATATTGCGGAATTGCCGGCGGACAAAGTTGATGCAAGATACAAATTCTTGCGTTGGCAAGTGTTTGCAGGGATCTTCTTTGGTTATGCGGCGTACTATTTTGTGCGTGCAAACTTCGACTTGGCACAAAAAGGCTTGATTGAAGCTGGTCTTTATAACAAAGCGGAACTTGGTATTATCGGTACCGGTGCAGGCTTAGCGTACGGTTTATCAAAATTTGTGATGGCGTGGATGTCTGACCGTTCAAATCCGAAAGTATTCTTACCATTTGGTTTATTACTTTCCGGTTTATGTATGACTATGATGGGCTTAATGCCGTGGGCAACTTCAGGCATTGCGGTGATGTTCGTGATGATCTTCTTAAACGGTTGGTTCCAAGGTATGGGTTGGCCACCGTGTGGACGTACAATGGTGCACTGGTGGTCTAAATCTGAACGCGGTACTATCGTGTCTATTTGGAACTGTGCTCACAACGTAGGTGGTATGGTACCGGGCTTGATGGTAATTCTTGCCGGTGCAATTTTCTACAATACCTACGGCGTGGAAGCAACAGCGAAAGATATTTGGCAACAAGCCTTATACTATCCGGGTATTGCAGCAATGATTGCGGCGATTCCAATCTATTTTATGATGAAAGATACCCCACAATCTTGCGGTTTACCACCGGTTGAAAAATGGCGTAATGACTACCCAGATGATTACGATGAGAAAAAATCTGAAACTGAGTTAACTACCAAAGAAATTTTGTTCACTTATGTGTTGAAAAATAAACTATTGTGGTACATCGCAATTGCTAACGTATTCGTTTACTTAATCCGTTATGGTGTATTGAAATGGTCACCGGTGTATTTGGGGGAAGTGAAACACTTCAACATCAAAGGTACAGCGTCTGCGTATATTATCTATGAACTGGCGGCAATCCCAGGAACATTACTCTGTGGTTGGGTATCCGACAAAATCTTCAAAGGTAAACGTGGCTTAACCGGTTTCGTGTTTATGATTTTAACGACAGCTGCGGTTGTTGCATTATGGTTGAACCCAGCCACACCTGAGGCAGAGCTAGCTCAATATGCTGGTAAAGCGTGGTATGAAAATCCATATCAGTTAATGGACTTCATCTTAATGACTACTATCGGTTTCTTAATTTACGGACCGGTAATGCTCATCGGTTTACATGCCCTTGAATTAGCACCGAAAAAAGCAGCTGGTACATCAGCAGGTTTTACCGGTTTATTCGGTTACTTAGGTGGTACAGTGTCTGCGTCTGCGGTAGTTGGTTGGGCAGCTCATGAATTTGGCTGGGACGGTGGCTTCTATGTGATGATCGCAGGTGGCGTGTTAGCTGTGTTACTGATGTTTATCGTGATGATTGAAGAAGGTAAACATAAAGCTAAATTAGGCGATCACTATGGTAAATAATCGTTAATTCATTCACAAAAGGAAGAGCATATTGTTCTTCCTTTATTTTTACAACAATGAGGTAATTCTATGAAATTTAAATTAAAAACATTAATTGCAGCGTTAGCATTATCAGCAGCGACATTGAGTGCTTATGCACAACAATCGGATAAGTTAGTTATTGCTCATCGTGGTGCAAGTGGTTATTTACCTGAGCATACTTTAGAGTCTAAGGCACTTGCATTCGGGCAACAAGCAGACTATTTAGAGCAAGATCTTGCAATGACGAAAGATAACCACATTATTGTGATCCACGACCACTTCTTAGATGGCTTAACCGATGTAGCGAAAAAATTCCCGGAACGTAAGCGTGAAGATGGACGTTACTATGTAGCAGATTTCACCTTAGAAGAAATTCGCACACTTGAAATGACTGAAAACTTCAAAATGGAAGATGGCAAACAGGTTCAAGTTTACCCAAAACGTTTCCCTCTCTGGCAGTCTAACTTTAAAATTCATACGTTTGAAGAAGAAATTGAGTTTATTCAAGGCTTAGAAAAATCAACAGGTAAAAAAATCGGCATTTATCCAGAAATTAAAGCCCCTTGGTTACACCATAAAGAAGGTAAAGACATTGCATTAGAAACCTTAAAAGTGCTGAAAAAATATGGCTACGATAAAAAATCATCGCCAGTTTATCTACAAACTTTTGATTTCAATGAGTTAAAACGCATTAAAACTGAATTACTTCCTCAGCTTGGTATGGATGTGAAATTAGTGCAGTTAGTTGCTTACACCGACTGGCACGAAACCGAAGAGAAAGATAAAGACGGTAAGTGGGTTAATTACGACTACGATTGGATGTTCAAAGATGGTGCAATGGCGGAAGTTGCGAAATATGCAGATGGCGTAGGTCCGGGCTGGTATATGTTAGTTGACGATAAAAACTCAAAAGTAGGAGATATTAAATATACTCCGCTTGTAAAAGAGTTAGCTAAACATAAGTTAGAAGTTCACCCTTACACTGTGCGTAAAGATGCGCTAGCTCCATTTTTTGAAAACGTAGATCAGATGTATGATGCACTATTGAATAAAGCAGGAGCAACGGGCGTATTTACCGACTTCCCTGATACTGCCGTTGAGTTCTTGAAAAAACAGAAATAATTAACGCTGTTTGAATAGCAAGCGGTCTGATTGGTAAATTTTTTTGCAAATCAGACCGCTTGTATTTTTATTGGCTACTCATTATTAAGCAAAAAGATACCATTTTGGCTTAAGTGAATATAATATTCCTCTTGGTTTTCATTATATTGATCAGGGTTGAGGTTTACCATCAGCTCTTTGCCTTGCCACTCCACTGCAATTTCCCAATGAGCACCCATATAAACCGCGTGTTTGATTTGGCAACGTTGATTTTCTTCACCATCAGCCTGCAAGCGGATTGCTTCTGGGCGGATGCCAACCAAGCAGTCGCCGTTCGGTACATTGAAGCGAGCTGAATTAGCAAGAATAAAACTGAAATTGCCAATTTGGATTTGGTCATCCAATTTCTTCGCCGGCAGAATTGTCGATTCGCCCATAAAGTTGGCAAGGAATAGCGAGTTTGGCTGTAAATAGAGATTTTTTGCCGTATCTTGCTGTTTGATAATGCCTTTATCCATCACAATTACTTGGTCAGACACCGCAAAGGCTTCCGATTGGTCGTGAGTAACATAAAGTGAAGTAATATTCAGGCGTTGCTGTAATTCACGGATTTTTTCTCGCATTGAACGGCGAAGGTTAGCATCTAAGTTACTTAATGGTTCATCAAATAGCAGAACCTTTGGTTTAAGAATTAAGGCACGAGCTAGAGCGACCCGTTGCTGTTGTCCGCCTGAAATTTGATCGACAAATCGGTCTTCAAAGCCTGCTAAATCCACTAATTCTAATGCTTCTTTCACACGTTGTAGGCGTTCTTCCTTCGGCACCCCTTGCATTTTTAAGCCATAGCCGACATTATCGCCAATCGACATATGCGGAAAGAGTGCATAGGATTGGAATACAATACAGATATCACGGTTTTGGATTGAGCTTTGGGTAACATCTTCGCCATCAATAAAAATCTGCCCAGAAGTCGGGCTTTCTAAACCTGCGACTAACCGCAAAACGGTGGTTTTTCCACAGCCTGAAGGTCCAAGCAGGGTAATCATTTTGCCTTTTGGAATACTGAGGTTGAGATTATTGATAACAGTTGCTTTGCCGAAAGATTTAGTTACATTTTTTAATACTAAGAAATCGTTATTCATATTTTGTCCTTTTAATTATATCCCTCTCTCTGAAAAATACTTCTGAACGAAGTATTTTTCTGTCTCTCCCCCATAAAGGGGAGAGTAGATGTCTTTTTACATTTTCTTTGCCTTAGAGCGAGCAATACGTGTATCGCCGACGATCCAATCGAAAATTAGAATAATCGCCATCATCACGACAATCAAAATGGAGCCGTAAGCAATCGCAATACCGTATTCGCCATCCTCTACTCGGTTGAGAATATAAGAGGTTGCAACACGCGTATCAGCAG is from Mannheimia varigena and encodes:
- the glpQ gene encoding glycerophosphodiester phosphodiesterase, with the translated sequence MKFKLKTLIAALALSAATLSAYAQQSDKLVIAHRGASGYLPEHTLESKALAFGQQADYLEQDLAMTKDNHIIVIHDHFLDGLTDVAKKFPERKREDGRYYVADFTLEEIRTLEMTENFKMEDGKQVQVYPKRFPLWQSNFKIHTFEEEIEFIQGLEKSTGKKIGIYPEIKAPWLHHKEGKDIALETLKVLKKYGYDKKSSPVYLQTFDFNELKRIKTELLPQLGMDVKLVQLVAYTDWHETEEKDKDGKWVNYDYDWMFKDGAMAEVAKYADGVGPGWYMLVDDKNSKVGDIKYTPLVKELAKHKLEVHPYTVRKDALAPFFENVDQMYDALLNKAGATGVFTDFPDTAVEFLKKQK
- a CDS encoding glycerol-3-phosphate dehydrogenase/oxidase, with protein sequence MQRNQQLAQVQQTQKWDFIIIGGGASGLGIAIDTASRGYKTLLLESHDFAKGTSSRSTKLVHGGVRYLANGDVALVREALRERGRLAKNAAHLFKNQSFIIPNYTLKDCLMYRVGLGMYDMLSGNLSLGKTQNIDKAEAKRRLPTLNDLGLRAGTVYQDGQFDDARLAVNMAQTVVEQGGTVLNYAKVTSLHKTPQGKIDGVTFYDELNQQEHTVFGTAVINATGVFMNDILSMDHGSPKKFVVPSQGIHLVLDKSFLPSNDALMIPKTSDGRVLFAVPWHEVLVVGTTDTLIEHPSYEPIPLEQEVNFILTTAGQYLTRKPTRDNVKAVFAGQRPLAAPEKEGQSTKEVSRSHKVLTDPTSGLVTITGGKWTTYRQMAEDTVEEALKVHPQLGNKPCRTVDLSIHGNIPAELVNLQDHLYVYGSDIPELRGLMTAYPEYAEKIHPRLDYTVAEVIWAVRNEMAQTVEDVLARRVRLLFTDARAAIDSAAKVAAIMAKEMGKDEMWQQQQVAQFLDVAKHYLLVDYQPQLIA
- a CDS encoding DUF883 family protein, coding for MAKSLDAKREELTNEIREILKNAEELFNETSDSSTEEYKKLKHKLSEQFDDVKYRFATLKDDTIDSAKNVAKQTDTLVHDNPYKAITVAGVVGLLLGVLVARR
- a CDS encoding ABC transporter permease yields the protein MDNLKLILSKLGIGIALIVMIIGMSFASDAFLSANNIINILLQVSVICIIAVGMTYVILTGGIDLSVGSIVALSAVCLGLFTHAGIRWLGEDASDFAVLVVVLLSILGCVLVGALCGYVNGIIIVYGKVTSFIATLGMMGIARGLALTLSDGKTIYNFPDALRFLGNGRILVSDSFSIPVPVIIAILVVLVSFYVLTQTIFGRQIYALGGNREAVRLSGVNVDKLEVKTYVINGSLAAVGAVILVGRLNAAQPIAGTGYELDAIAATVIGGTSLIGGFGSVIGTSVGALIMGVLQNGLTLLDVTSYLQRLIIGVVIILAVFLDQVRRGKVSIGRLKRIFFKE
- the glpT gene encoding glycerol-3-phosphate transporter, encoding MFGPFKPAPHIAELPADKVDARYKFLRWQVFAGIFFGYAAYYFVRANFDLAQKGLIEAGLYNKAELGIIGTGAGLAYGLSKFVMAWMSDRSNPKVFLPFGLLLSGLCMTMMGLMPWATSGIAVMFVMIFLNGWFQGMGWPPCGRTMVHWWSKSERGTIVSIWNCAHNVGGMVPGLMVILAGAIFYNTYGVEATAKDIWQQALYYPGIAAMIAAIPIYFMMKDTPQSCGLPPVEKWRNDYPDDYDEKKSETELTTKEILFTYVLKNKLLWYIAIANVFVYLIRYGVLKWSPVYLGEVKHFNIKGTASAYIIYELAAIPGTLLCGWVSDKIFKGKRGLTGFVFMILTTAAVVALWLNPATPEAELAQYAGKAWYENPYQLMDFILMTTIGFLIYGPVMLIGLHALELAPKKAAGTSAGFTGLFGYLGGTVSASAVVGWAAHEFGWDGGFYVMIAGGVLAVLLMFIVMIEEGKHKAKLGDHYGK
- a CDS encoding FGGY-family carbohydrate kinase encodes the protein MNYTLGIDCGGTFIKAALFDQQGNIQALHRENVSVISETAGYAERDMQQLWQVCAAVVRATIEKSGVSPSDIKGVGISAQGKGAFLLDKNNQPLGRAILSSDQRSLEIVKQWQADGIPQKLYPITRQTLWTGHPVSILKWVQQNEPQRYEQIGSVLMSHDYLRFCLTGELHCEESNISESNLYNMATGEYDQQLADLLGMPDVLEKLPPVIEPNKVAGFVTEEAAKLSGLAVGTPVVGGLFDVVSTARCVNLDDESKLNVVLGTWSVVSGITDYLDPNQELPFVYGRYAEAGKFIVHEASPTSAGNLEWFVKQWSNLSYQEINEGIAALPSAQSSVLFVPFLYGSNAGLGMQASFYGMQSYHTQMHLLQAIYEGVLFSLMTHLNRMFIRFPKTNVLRVTGGPVKSKVWMQMLADLTGMRLEVPQVEETGCLGAAMMAMQGVGLEISQVHALNAEMQVFEPNAENYAAYQAKYQRYQKLTEALKAML
- the fbpC gene encoding ferric ABC transporter ATP-binding protein, which encodes MNNDFLVLKNVTKSFGKATVINNLNLSIPKGKMITLLGPSGCGKTTVLRLVAGLESPTSGQIFIDGEDVTQSSIQNRDICIVFQSYALFPHMSIGDNVGYGLKMQGVPKEERLQRVKEALELVDLAGFEDRFVDQISGGQQQRVALARALILKPKVLLFDEPLSNLDANLRRSMREKIRELQQRLNITSLYVTHDQSEAFAVSDQVIVMDKGIIKQQDTAKNLYLQPNSLFLANFMGESTILPAKKLDDQIQIGNFSFILANSARFNVPNGDCLVGIRPEAIRLQADGEENQRCQIKHAVYMGAHWEIAVEWQGKELMVNLNPDQYNENQEEYYIHLSQNGIFLLNNE
- a CDS encoding phage holin family protein; its protein translation is MLDNIKSGFRNSLVTLLEIIQVRGEMARLEINEQKNQLVSVLVLALLVFIFLLFSFVSLLFALDNYLLPEYKVVAFFTISGISLVLVLLFVWGIIASLKKQTSFMQSTLDELKLDIAAFKSALTFKDNFKDNNGE